From one Nilaparvata lugens isolate BPH chromosome 2, ASM1435652v1, whole genome shotgun sequence genomic stretch:
- the LOC111057545 gene encoding uncharacterized protein LOC111057545 isoform X1 encodes MAPVKRKRLAQTAEEEEEEQQTTPVSGAGKDQTAHRYNPFSLLENEFRGCLKTYYYNNYAHSKSGHEPFIDYNPMFNGLQNYIYNLLAHEFHTSGSLKFNIVVESTYQKINKDSQEIVEIADVAFKTINFIVTSLDNLQKQIRDSFFNLLIEETNYQGKSSGWSLRNIDGLMLRINRYRPLKEPNGSSYIKLPKSISKKNCIINPQNQTDSKCFMYAIQVRHIKGKCKYRVDNRYFRLLNKNNPIYNFNNIDFPTPICQLDRFEKNNPTVSVNVYGIDDKNLIYPRRISETIRQDHFDLLLLVEKADTDDGDDDDGEIDSTAQRRSKGTTTKVKHNHVVMSYCLYFVRDETQIPDSSPLTQKIPSRPILYRGEDAAIHFLTTLTEYATQVIESLDEHHIGMYPLTREQEQMHSDAKFCMRKAF; translated from the coding sequence ATGGCACCTGTTAAACGGAAAAGATTGGCGCAAactgcagaagaagaagaagaagaacagcaGACAACACCTGTTAGTGGAGCGGGAAAGGACCAAACAGCACATAGATATAATCCATTTAGTTTATTAGAGAATGAATTTAGAGGGTGTTTgaaaacttattattataacaattatGCACACAGTAAATCCGGTCACGAACCATTTATAGACTACAATCCAATGTTTAATggtttacaaaattatatttacaatttattagctCACGAGTTTCATACAAGCGGCTCATTAAAGTTTAATATTGTGGTAGAATCTACATAccagaaaataaataaagacaGTCAAGAAATTGTTGAGATAGCCGATGTGGcttttaaaacaatcaattttattgttacaTCATTAGACAATTTACAAAAACAGATTCgcgattcattttttaatttacttaTAGAAGAGACAAATTATCAAGGTAAATCCAGTGGTTGGTCCTTACGAAATATTGACGGTTTGATGCTGAGAATTAATAGATACAGACCATTGAAAGAACCAAATGGTTCTTCATATATTAAGCTACCCAAGAGTATATCTAAGAAAAATTGTATCATAAACCCACAGAATCAAACAGATTCAAAATGTTTTATGTATGCAATACAAGTGCGACACATTAAAGGTAAATGTAAATATCGTGTTGATAATCGTTATTTTCGTTTGTTAAACAAGAACAATCcaatatataatttcaataacattGATTTCCCAACCCCAATTTGTCAACTAGATAGATTCGAAAAGAATAACCCAACAGTTTCTGTTAATGTATACGGTATTGACGATAAAAATCTAATTTATCCGCGACGAATTAGCGAAACAATTAGACAAGACCATTTTGATTTGTTACTGCTTGTTGAAAAGGCGGACAccgatgatggtgatgatgatgatggagaaatTGATAGCACTGCACAGAGAAGGTCAAAGGGAACAACAACAAAAGTAAAGCACAACCATGTCGTCATGTCCTACTGTTTGTATTTCGTTAGGGATGAAACACAAATACCGGACAGTTCGCCACTAACACAGAAAATACCATCGCGACCTATACTTTATAGAGGAGAAGATGCTGCCATACATTTTCTAACCACTTTAACTGAATATGCTACCCAGGTCATAGAGTCGTTAGATGAACATCATATTGGCATGTACCCATTAACAAGAGAACAAGAGCAAATGCATTCTGATGCAAAATTTTGCATGCGAAAAGCCTTTTGA
- the LOC111057545 gene encoding myb/SANT-like DNA-binding domain-containing protein 4 isoform X2, whose amino-acid sequence MAEKRERGPNFTEMEKSQLLEIVLKYKDIIENKKTDKVSLLTKNNTWKRINKEYNAIQRSTGIRELKTLKALYECLKAKARKDKAAERIETMKTGRGSCTSSMGELSSRLIRELGEQFQPLQNEFDSISGNFEKVPDESEAVKIQLDNSADVSIRDEQIIEEPIVVIEEPQPNEGPAFATAAIRKRRRISESDATIALEEYARGKVDVSRQKLDLFLIQHQKRIKILNLEEEAAEKKMRILEIEEKTAKNNLKISELKEETAKMYLEKEKVELEISKIKLEREKL is encoded by the exons CCGAAAAAAGGGAAAGAGGGCCAAATTTTACAGAAATGGAGAAATCCCAATTACTTGAGATTGTTCTCAAGTATAAGGACATAATTGAAAACAAGAAGACAGACAAG gtATCCCTCCTCACAAAAAATAATACTTGGAAAAGAATTAATAAGGAGTACAATGCTATCCAAAGGAGTACAGGCATCAGAGAGTTGAAAACCCTTAAAGCTCTCTACGAATGTTTGAAGGCAAAGGCCAGAAAAGATAAGGCGGCAGAAAGA ATAGAGACAATGAAAACTGGGAGAGGCTCATGCACATCTTCAATGGGTGAACTCTCCAGTAGGCTGATTAGAGAGCTGGGTGAACAGTTCCAGCCACTGCAAAATGAATTCGATTCCATTAgcggaaattttgaaaaag TTCCAGATGAAAGTGAAGCAGTAAAGATCCAGCTAGATAATTCCGCTGACGTCTCAATCAGGGATGAACAAATTATTGAGGAGCCGATTGTCGTTATTGAGGAGCCACAGCCGAATGAAGGACCTGCGTTTGCTACCGCCGCCAttaggaaaaggagaagaataagtgaAAGTGATGCCACTATTGCACTGGAAGAGTATGCCAGAGGGAAAGTAGATGTATCCAGACAAAAACTTGATCTTTTTCTTATACAGCATCAAAAAAGAATCAAAATACTCAACTTGGAGGAGGAAGCGGctgagaagaagatgagaatctTGGAAATAGAGGAGAAGACAGccaaaaacaatttgaaaatttcggAATTGAAAGAGGAAACCGCCAAAATGTATTTGGAAAAGGAGAAGGTGgagttggaaatttcaaaaataaaattggaaagagaaaaattgtga